The sequence TGTTTAGCTGCGCGAATCGTTTTACTTACTAAAACATCCACAACGCTTGCTTGAAAGCTTGCTGCCATATCGTTTGGACTTGGCTCCTCACCGCGTTGTCTTAAATTATGAAGCGTGTTAATAAAAGAAGACTTCAATCCACTAAAACTAAAATCAAACGAACCCTCATCCATCATCGCCCGTGGGAAATGAAAAGTATCTTCGCCGTCTTTGGCAAGTTTATCAATTTGAACGCCGCCCGGATAAGCAAGACCAAGTGTACGCGCTACTTTGTCGTAAGCTTCACCAGCTGCATCGTCCCTTGTCTCCCCGATAATTTCAAATTCATTGTCTGCTTTCATTAAAACTAGTTCAGTATGACCACCGCTGACAACTAAGGAGAGTAGCGGAAATTTGAATTCAGTTTCAAATCGATTGGCATAAATATGGCCAGCAATATGATGCACGCCGACTAAAGGTAAATTGTGCATAAAAGCAAGCGTCTTGGCCGCGTTCACTCCAATGAGCAGAGCACCGACCAATCCCGGTCCTTCTGTCACAGCTATCCCGTCTAAATCATCCATCGTTACATTGGCTTGTTTTAAAGCTTCTTCAATTACAAGCGTAATTTGTTCCACGTGATGTCTTGAGGCGATTTCGGGAACCACCCCGCCAAATCGTTTATGGCTCTCAATTTGCGAAGCGACCACACTTGATATAATTTCATTACCATTTTTTACAACAGAAGCAGCTGTTTCATCGCAGCTAGATTCTATTCCAAGAATTAATGTATTTTTTTTCATAAGTCCACCCACATCACTAGCGCATCTTCTTTCGTATCCGGATAATAGTTTTTCCGGATGGCGCCGTCTTGAAATCCTAATTTTTTGTAAAGCCCTTGTGCTACATTATTGGATACACGTACTTCGAGCGTCATCCGAACAATACCACGCTCTTTCGCAATCCGAATCATTTCCCGCAAAAGCGCCTCGCCGTAATGATTCCCTTGATAATCTGGATGAATCGCAATATTCGTAATATGTCCTTCATCTAAAACGAGCCAAACACCCGCATAGCCCACTGTTTGCTCCTCGTGAATCGCAAGTAAATAATAGGCGTATTGATTAATAATAAATTCATTCCGAAAAGCCGCTTCCGTCCAAGGTACTGTGAATGCAGCATTTTCGACATTAATAATACTTTTTAAGTCGGCCACCGTAGCTTCTCGAAATAATAAGGCTTCATCCAAACTCACTCGGAACCCCTCGATTCCAACCATTTGCTCTCCGCTTCTGCCAGTTTTAAATAATCAGGGACAAAGTTGTCTGCTGGCTCGCCGCCCAAATCCGCTGCTAGTTTTACAAGTGAGCTAGCCCGCGAATACGTATAATCCGCCTGACCAAAAATCGCCTGCTCACCAAGGGTTTCCGTCACAGTCGCACAAATTTGTTCCGTTAAAGTTCCAACAAATAAAATTGGTTCCTCACTTGACGCCAAAGGTTCGAGTAATTCAGCTAAAGCAATATGTCCATCCGCAAAAACATTTTCCATTTTGCCCTCGCTTGCTTGATAAACGCCCGCATATACATTACTACGGCGCGCATCCATCAACGCAACCACTTTTCCTGGAAAATACAAACCGTTCTCTGCTAAAAGCGCCAAAGAAGAAATTCCTACAATTGGAATCCCCGCATCCCAAGCCATTGTTTTCGCAACCGTTACGCCAATACGAAGTCCCGTATAAGACCCTGGCCCTTTTGCCACAGCGATTTTTTTTAAGTCAGTAGGTTTTACTCCACATTCTTCCATTAAAGCAGCAATCGCCGGAAGCAAGCGCACACTATGATTTTTTTTCAAATTCGTTGTATATTCACCGAGAACGACACCCTCACTAAAAAGC comes from Listeria monocytogenes and encodes:
- the tsaB gene encoding tRNA (adenosine(37)-N6)-threonylcarbamoyltransferase complex dimerization subunit type 1 TsaB, with product MILGMDTSSDTMTIALFSEGVVLGEYTTNLKKNHSVRLLPAIAALMEECGVKPTDLKKIAVAKGPGSYTGLRIGVTVAKTMAWDAGIPIVGISSLALLAENGLYFPGKVVALMDARRSNVYAGVYQASEGKMENVFADGHIALAELLEPLASSEEPILFVGTLTEQICATVTETLGEQAIFGQADYTYSRASSLVKLAADLGGEPADNFVPDYLKLAEAESKWLESRGSE
- the tsaD gene encoding tRNA (adenosine(37)-N6)-threonylcarbamoyltransferase complex transferase subunit TsaD; protein product: MKKNTLILGIESSCDETAASVVKNGNEIISSVVASQIESHKRFGGVVPEIASRHHVEQITLVIEEALKQANVTMDDLDGIAVTEGPGLVGALLIGVNAAKTLAFMHNLPLVGVHHIAGHIYANRFETEFKFPLLSLVVSGGHTELVLMKADNEFEIIGETRDDAAGEAYDKVARTLGLAYPGGVQIDKLAKDGEDTFHFPRAMMDEGSFDFSFSGLKSSFINTLHNLRQRGEEPSPNDMAASFQASVVDVLVSKTIRAAKQYDVKQLLLAGGVAANQGLRERLIQEVKLELPETELIIPPLSLCGDNAAMIAAAGTVSFLQGKRSGFDMNANPGLLLEDI
- the rimI gene encoding ribosomal protein S18-alanine N-acetyltransferase — translated: MSLDEALLFREATVADLKSIINVENAAFTVPWTEAAFRNEFIINQYAYYLLAIHEEQTVGYAGVWLVLDEGHITNIAIHPDYQGNHYGEALLREMIRIAKERGIVRMTLEVRVSNNVAQGLYKKLGFQDGAIRKNYYPDTKEDALVMWVDL